A genomic region of Raphanus sativus cultivar WK10039 chromosome 6, ASM80110v3, whole genome shotgun sequence contains the following coding sequences:
- the LOC130496081 gene encoding protein LURP-one-related 11 encodes MQIFRRPYETKAWQNRICPAETMVKIHPDRTTLAAGEETSSPYLTTEKESFTIWMKSLVFNTNGCTVFDSKGNIIYRVDNYNSKSCREVYLMDLHGHVLLTLRRQKFGLFKTWEGYRTPSGTAESTTNFEYFRVKNNMFKIPSKDSSSSYRVIKGTCKNDEQYCYKMVSRGSSLGIEESCGRLVAEVKRKQSRNGLELGDDVLTMVVESQVDHSFIIGLVLTHSLINCKL; translated from the exons atgcaAATATTCCGACGACCTTACGAGACAAAAGCTTGGCAGAACCGAATCTGTCCAGCGGAGACTATGGTGAAGATTCATCCCGACCGAACAACCCTTGCTGCCGGAGAAGAAACAAGTTCGCCGTACCTAACGACGGAGAAAGAGAGTTTCACGATTTGGATGAAGTCGTTGGTGTTCAATACAAATGGCTGCACCGTCTTCGATTCAAaaggaaatataatttatcGTGTCGATAATTATAACTCTAAGAGCTGCCGTGAAGTTTACCTGATGGATTTACACGGTCATGTCTTGTTGACCTTGCGTAGACAG AAGTTTGGATTATTCAAGACATGGGAAGGATACAGAACACCATCGGGGACAGCTGAATCAACAACAAACTTCGaatattttagagtgaaaaacaATATGTTTAAAATTCCGAGTAAAGATTCATCTTCTTCGTATAGAGTGATAAAGGGAACGTGTAAGAACGATGAACAATATTGTTATAAGATGGTAAGTCGGGGATCAAGTTTAGGAATCGAGGAGAGCTGTGGAAGACTTGTGGCAGAAGTGAAGAGAAAACAATCGAGGAATGGTTTGGAGTTAGGAGATGATGTTTTGACGATGGTGGTTGAGTCACAAGTTGATCACTCTTTCATCATCGGACTTGTTTTAACTCATAGTCTTATCAACTGTAAACTGTAA
- the LOC108807006 gene encoding GDSL esterase/lipase At3g14220: protein MAINRNLIIFAGLLASFTLATFPANVSGEPPLLFTFGDSSYDVGNTKFFSSAFDPATTWPYGESIDFPTGRWSDGNIVPDFVGRLIGNQEPVPPVLDPKADLSRGASFAISGATVLGSPSDTMSFGQQITKFIELHKKWSDKERAEAIYMINIGADDYLNFIKAHPNANPVEQVAFVANVLQKLSRDLMSLYKSGGARKFAVQNLGPLGCLPIVRQEFKTGESCMDMVNFMVKTHNERLGPVLFAMTVRYRSLRYSVFDFNGEILRRINEPSRYGYTDTTTSCCGIGSRNAFGCGYSNVHSKLCSYQKGFLFFDGRHNTEKTDEDIANLFYSGDKHVVSPVNIRDLVGKFVTYLPAQEI from the exons atggcAATAAACCGTAATTTAATCATCTTCGCAGGGCTATTAGCGTCTTTTACACTCGCCACTTTCCCGGCAAACGTCTCCGGCGAGCCACCTCTCTTATTCACCTTCGGCGACTCTTCCTACGATGTAGGCAACacgaagttcttctcatcagcGTTCGATCCGGCCACCACCTGGCCATACGGCGAGTCCATCGATTTTCCGACCGGTCGTTGGTCTGACGGCAACATTGTCCCAGACTTTGTCG GTCGATTGATTGGTAATCAAGAACCGGTACCTCCGGTTCTTGATCCAAAAGCCGATCTCTCTCGTGGAGCAAGCTTTGCTATTTCTGGAGCAACTGTTCTTGGATCTCCATCTGACACT ATGAGTTTTGGACAACAGATAACGAAGTTTATAGAGTTACATAAGAAATGGAGTGATAAAGAACGAGCAGAAGCTATATACATGATCAACATCGGAGCTGATGATTACTTAAATTTCATTAAGGCTCATCCAAATGCTAATCCTGTGGAGCAAGTTGCTTTTGTTGCCAATGTTCTTCAAAAGTTATCCAGAGATCTAATG AGTTTATACAAATCAGGTGGGGCGAGGAAGTTTGCGGTACAGAACTTGGGACCGCTTGGTTGTTTACCGATAGTGAGACAAGAGTTTAAGACAGGTGAGAGTTGTATGGATATGGTTAACTTCATGGTGAAAACACACAATGAGCGGCTCGGTCCTGTGCTCTTTGCCATGACCGTACGATACCGTAGCTTACGGTACAGCGTCTTTGATTTCAACGGTGAGATTCTCCGAAGGATCAACGAACCATCACGCTACG GGTATACTGATACAACAACCTCTTGCTGTGGTATTGGATCGAGAAATGCGTTCGGGTGTGGCTATAGCAACGTGCATTCGAAACTATGCAGTTACCAGAAAGGGTTTTTGTTCTTTGACGGGCGTCACAACACTGAGAAAACAGATGAGGACATTGCCAATCTGTTCTATTCTGGAGACAAACATGTTGTCTCTCCGGTGAACATAAGGGATCTTGTAGGTAAATTTGTGACTTATCTTCCAGCGCAAGAAATCTAG
- the LOC108813738 gene encoding phosphoinositide phosphatase SAC2 isoform X1, which translates to MAASERSMDQQVDTSSSSFLQKFRLYETRSNFYMIGRDKNRTFWKVLKLDRTEQTELNFHQDSTPYTEAECFETLRRIHEGNRSSGGLKFVTTCYGIIGFIRFLGPYYMLIITKRRKLGEVCGHTVYGVAKSRIVTIPHASVLSNVAYSKDEKRYKRLLCSVDLTKDFFFSYSYHIMHSLQRNLTNNAEGHIYYESMFVWNEYLTRRIRNSTKDCMWTVALVYGFFKQVKLSVSEKNFRLTLIARRSRHYAGTRYLKRGVNEKGRVANDVETEQIVYEDAQDGHPVRISSVVQNRGSIPLFWSQDTSRLNIKPDIILSGKDPNFEATRLHFENLARRYGNPIIVLNLIKTREKRPRETILRVEFANAIKFINKGLSKEERLRPLHWDLHKHSRKKGTNVLAILGRLATYALNLTGVFYCQLTPDGFQNNAGECSTTDEIASDSLVEKNGNDTTVLQKGVLRTNCIDCLDRTNVAQYAYGLVAFGRQLHALGLTESATVDLDNPLAEDLMGIYETMGDTLALQYGGSAAHNKIFCERRGQWKAATQSQELFRTLQRYYSNAYMDAEKQDAINLFLGYFQPQPDKPALWELGSDQHYNAARFLASSVPEISRSTMKRSLSESSILSEGSTVAGRHGLGEKDDEVKGVSDSAPEIKTAMIAGSFSAPPATLEDIGLEDILESDCFCNDDRHGGGDQCTCAAFDMDWVSSSGASCEDESYGRSTVVRSFETIPESTKIESEICVINTEREEVTTVEGEGIYGIPQGYVRWVMDEEEGHFW; encoded by the exons ATGGCGGCGTCAGAGAGATCGATGGACCAACAAGTCGACACGAGTTCTTCTTCCTTCTTACAAAAGTTCAGACTTTACGAAACACGCTCG aacTTCTACATGATTGGTAGAGACAAAAACCGAACCTTTTGGAAGGTTCTGAAGCTAGACAGAACAGAGCAAACAGAGCTCAACTTTCACCAAGACTCAACCCCTTACACAGAAGCTGAATGCTTCGAGACTCTGAGAAGGATACACGAAGGGAACAGATCCTCCGGTGGGTTAAAATTCGTCACCACTTGCTACGGAATCATCG GGTTCATAAGGTTCTTGGGACCTTACTACATGCTGATAATCACCAAGAGAAGGAAGCTTGGTGAAGTCTGTGGGCACACTGTTTATGGTGTAGCAAAGAGCAGGATTGTTACGATTCCACATGCCTCTGTGCTGTCCAATGTGGCTTATTCTAAGGATGAGAAAAG GTACAAGAGGCTTCTATGCAGTGTTGATCTGACAAAGGACTTCTTCTTCAGCTATTCCTATCACATCATGCACTCACTTCAGAGGAATCTGACAAACAATGCTGAAGGACACATTTACTATGAATCAATGTTTGTCTGGAACGAGTACTTAACTCGACGGATCCGAAACAGCACCAAGGACTGTATGTGGACAGTTGCCTTGGTGTATGGATTCTTCAAACAG GTTAAACTATCAGTTTCTGAGAAGAACTTTAGATTGACTCTAATTGCAAGAAGATCTAGGCATTATGCTGGCACAAG ATATCTGAAACGTGGTGTGAACGAGAAAGGAAGGGTAGCTAATGATGTAGAGACAGAGCAGATTGTATACGAGGATGCTCAAGATGGTCATCCGGTCAGAATAAGTTCTGTAGTTCAGAACCGTGGCTCCATACCTTTGTTCTGGTCTCAGGATACCTCACGCTTGAATATCAAACCTGATatcatat TGTCAGGGAAAGACCCTAACTTCGAGGCAACCAGACTGCATTTCGAAAATCTAGCAAGGAGATATGGGAATCCAATCATAGTACTGAACTTGATCAAG acacgTGAAAAGAGGCCTCGAGAGACTATCCTGCGCGTAGAGTTTGCAAATGCCATCAAGTTTATAAACAAAGGACTAAGCAAGGAGGAGCGTCTAAGGCCTCTCCACTGGGATTTGCATAAACACTCCAGAAA AAAAGGCACAAACGTGTTGGCGATTCTGGGCAGGTTGGCTACTTACGCACTCAACTTGACTGGCGTCTTCTACTGTCAGCTAACTCCAGATGGGTTTCAGAACAACGCTGGTGAATGTTCCACTACAGATGAGATTGCATCAGATTCATTGGTGGAGAAGAATGGTAATGACACCACCGTGCTTCAGAAAGGAGTCTTGAGGACGAACTGCATAGACTGTTTAGACCGGACCAACGTTGCTCAGTACGCTTATGGTTTGGTAGCATTCGGGCGTCAACTCCATGCTTTGGGATTGACAGAGTCTGCTACCGTTGATCTAGATAACCCTCTGGCTGAAGATTTGATGGGAATCTATGAGACAATGGGAGACACGCTTGCGCTTCAGTACGGAGGATCCGCAGCACACAACAAG ATATTTTGTGAAAGGCGTGGTCAGTGGAAAGCGGCTACTCAGTCACAGGAACTCTTTAGAACATTGCAACGTTACTACAGTAACGCTTATATGGATGCTGAAAAGCAAGATGCGATTAACTT GTTCTTAGGATACTTTCAGCCACAACCAGATAAGCCAGCTCTATGGGAATTAGGTTCTGATCAGCATTACAATGCAGCAAGGTTTCTTGCCAGTTCTGTACCTGAGATCTCAAG GTCTACAATGAAACGGTCTCTATCAGAGAGTAGCATCCTCAGCGAGGGTAGTACAGTAGCTGGTAGACATGGTTTAGGTGAGAAGGATGATGAAGTTAAAGGTGTATCAGATTCAGCACCTGAGATCAAAACTGCCATGATTGCTGGTAGTTTCag TGCTCCACCAGCGACGTTGGAGGATATAGGTTTAGAAGATATACTTGAAAGCGATTGCTTCTGCAATGATGATAGGCATGGTGGTGGTGACCAATGTACGTGTGCAGCTTTTGATATGGATTGGGTTTCTTCTTCAGGAGCCTCTTGTGAAGATGAGAGTTACGGAag ATCAACAGTGGTTAGATCTTTTGAAACCATCCCTGAAAGTACAAAAATAGAGTCAGAGATCTGTGTCATTAACACAGAG agAGAAGAAGTAACAACTGTGGAGGGAGAAGGCATATATGGGATTCCACAAGGTTATGTGAGGTGGGTGATGGATGAAGAAGAGGGGCATTTCTGGTGA
- the LOC108813738 gene encoding phosphoinositide phosphatase SAC2 isoform X2, with amino-acid sequence MAASERSMDQQVDTSSSSFLQKFRLYETRSNFYMIGRDKNRTFWKVLKLDRTEQTELNFHQDSTPYTEAECFETLRRIHEGNRSSGGLKFVTTCYGIIGFIRFLGPYYMLIITKRRKLGEVCGHTVYGVAKSRIVTIPHASVLSNVAYSKDEKRYKRLLCSVDLTKDFFFSYSYHIMHSLQRNLTNNAEGHIYYESMFVWNEYLTRRIRNSTKDCMWTVALVYGFFKQVKLSVSEKNFRLTLIARRSRHYAGTRYLKRGVNEKGRVANDVETEQIVYEDAQDGHPVRISSVVQNRGSIPLFWSQDTSRLNIKPDIILSGKDPNFEATRLHFENLARRYGNPIIVLNLIKTREKRPRETILRVEFANAIKFINKGLSKEERLRPLHWDLHKHSRKKGTNVLAILGRLATYALNLTGVFYCQLTPDGFQNNAGECSTTDEIASDSLVEKNGNDTTVLQKGVLRTNCIDCLDRTNVAQYAYGLVAFGRQLHALGLTESATVDLDNPLAEDLMGIYETMGDTLALQYGGSAAHNKIFCERRGQWKAATQSQELFRTLQRYYSNAYMDAEKQDAINLFLGYFQPQPDKPALWELGSDQHYNAARFLASSVPEISRSTMKRSLSESSILSEGSTVAGRHGLGEKDDEVKGVSDSAPEIKTAMIAGSFSAPPATLEDIGLEDILESDCFCNDDRHGGGDQCTCAAFDMDWVSSSGASCEDESYGRSTVVRSFETIPESTKIESEICVINTEREEVTTVEGEGIYGIPQGYVRWVMDEEEGHF; translated from the exons ATGGCGGCGTCAGAGAGATCGATGGACCAACAAGTCGACACGAGTTCTTCTTCCTTCTTACAAAAGTTCAGACTTTACGAAACACGCTCG aacTTCTACATGATTGGTAGAGACAAAAACCGAACCTTTTGGAAGGTTCTGAAGCTAGACAGAACAGAGCAAACAGAGCTCAACTTTCACCAAGACTCAACCCCTTACACAGAAGCTGAATGCTTCGAGACTCTGAGAAGGATACACGAAGGGAACAGATCCTCCGGTGGGTTAAAATTCGTCACCACTTGCTACGGAATCATCG GGTTCATAAGGTTCTTGGGACCTTACTACATGCTGATAATCACCAAGAGAAGGAAGCTTGGTGAAGTCTGTGGGCACACTGTTTATGGTGTAGCAAAGAGCAGGATTGTTACGATTCCACATGCCTCTGTGCTGTCCAATGTGGCTTATTCTAAGGATGAGAAAAG GTACAAGAGGCTTCTATGCAGTGTTGATCTGACAAAGGACTTCTTCTTCAGCTATTCCTATCACATCATGCACTCACTTCAGAGGAATCTGACAAACAATGCTGAAGGACACATTTACTATGAATCAATGTTTGTCTGGAACGAGTACTTAACTCGACGGATCCGAAACAGCACCAAGGACTGTATGTGGACAGTTGCCTTGGTGTATGGATTCTTCAAACAG GTTAAACTATCAGTTTCTGAGAAGAACTTTAGATTGACTCTAATTGCAAGAAGATCTAGGCATTATGCTGGCACAAG ATATCTGAAACGTGGTGTGAACGAGAAAGGAAGGGTAGCTAATGATGTAGAGACAGAGCAGATTGTATACGAGGATGCTCAAGATGGTCATCCGGTCAGAATAAGTTCTGTAGTTCAGAACCGTGGCTCCATACCTTTGTTCTGGTCTCAGGATACCTCACGCTTGAATATCAAACCTGATatcatat TGTCAGGGAAAGACCCTAACTTCGAGGCAACCAGACTGCATTTCGAAAATCTAGCAAGGAGATATGGGAATCCAATCATAGTACTGAACTTGATCAAG acacgTGAAAAGAGGCCTCGAGAGACTATCCTGCGCGTAGAGTTTGCAAATGCCATCAAGTTTATAAACAAAGGACTAAGCAAGGAGGAGCGTCTAAGGCCTCTCCACTGGGATTTGCATAAACACTCCAGAAA AAAAGGCACAAACGTGTTGGCGATTCTGGGCAGGTTGGCTACTTACGCACTCAACTTGACTGGCGTCTTCTACTGTCAGCTAACTCCAGATGGGTTTCAGAACAACGCTGGTGAATGTTCCACTACAGATGAGATTGCATCAGATTCATTGGTGGAGAAGAATGGTAATGACACCACCGTGCTTCAGAAAGGAGTCTTGAGGACGAACTGCATAGACTGTTTAGACCGGACCAACGTTGCTCAGTACGCTTATGGTTTGGTAGCATTCGGGCGTCAACTCCATGCTTTGGGATTGACAGAGTCTGCTACCGTTGATCTAGATAACCCTCTGGCTGAAGATTTGATGGGAATCTATGAGACAATGGGAGACACGCTTGCGCTTCAGTACGGAGGATCCGCAGCACACAACAAG ATATTTTGTGAAAGGCGTGGTCAGTGGAAAGCGGCTACTCAGTCACAGGAACTCTTTAGAACATTGCAACGTTACTACAGTAACGCTTATATGGATGCTGAAAAGCAAGATGCGATTAACTT GTTCTTAGGATACTTTCAGCCACAACCAGATAAGCCAGCTCTATGGGAATTAGGTTCTGATCAGCATTACAATGCAGCAAGGTTTCTTGCCAGTTCTGTACCTGAGATCTCAAG GTCTACAATGAAACGGTCTCTATCAGAGAGTAGCATCCTCAGCGAGGGTAGTACAGTAGCTGGTAGACATGGTTTAGGTGAGAAGGATGATGAAGTTAAAGGTGTATCAGATTCAGCACCTGAGATCAAAACTGCCATGATTGCTGGTAGTTTCag TGCTCCACCAGCGACGTTGGAGGATATAGGTTTAGAAGATATACTTGAAAGCGATTGCTTCTGCAATGATGATAGGCATGGTGGTGGTGACCAATGTACGTGTGCAGCTTTTGATATGGATTGGGTTTCTTCTTCAGGAGCCTCTTGTGAAGATGAGAGTTACGGAag ATCAACAGTGGTTAGATCTTTTGAAACCATCCCTGAAAGTACAAAAATAGAGTCAGAGATCTGTGTCATTAACACAGAG agAGAAGAAGTAACAACTGTGGAGGGAGAAGGCATATATGGGATTCCACAAGGTTATGTGAGGTGGGTGATGGATGAAGAAGAGGGGCATTTCTG A
- the LOC108806181 gene encoding uncharacterized protein LOC108806181: MTSNKSNNDDLYAVLGLNKECTTTEVRTAYKKLALRWHPDRCSSMGNLEFEEEAKKKFQAIQEAYSVLSDSNKRFLYDVGAYNSDDDEADQNGMGDFLSEMAAMMNQSKPNESNNSGDSFEQLQDLFNEMFQGDPTAFPSSSSTFTSSCSFVFDTNGQQSQFGRSDPFGFDSRSHTFSLGVEHQQDFKKGKNNGGGRRNRRKTQSSNNYGVSSTS, translated from the exons ATGACGTCGAACAAAAGCAACAACGATGACTTGTATGCTGTTCTTGGTCTGAACAAGGAATGTACCACCACCGAAGTACGTACTGCTTATAAGAAGCTTGCTCTT AGATGGCATCCAGATCGTTGTTCATCGATGGGGAACTTGGAGTTTGAAGAAGAGGCAAAGAAGAAATTTCAGGCTATCCAAGAAGCCTACTCTG TTCTGTCTGACTCCAACAAGAGGTTCCTCTATGATGTTGGAGCTTAtaatagtgatgatgatgaagctgaCCAAAAC GGAATGGGTGATTTCTTGAGCGAGATGGCTGCCATGATGAATCAATCCAAGCCTAAT GAGAGTAATAATTCAGGGGACAGTTTCGAACAGCTGCAGGATCTGTTTAACGAGATGTTTCAAGGAGACCCTACAGCATTCCCATCCTCATCTTCAACTTTCACTTCTTCTTGTAGCTTTGTCTTTGACACTAACGGTCAGCAGTCACAGTTTGGGAGAAGCGATCCTTTCGGATTTGACTCAAGATCTCACACTTTCTCTCTAggg GTGGAACATCAGCAGGATTTCAAGAAAGGGAAGAACAATGGTGGTGGAAGAAGAAACAGACGGAAGACTCAATCGTCTAACAACTATGGAGTCTCCTCCACTTCATAG
- the LOC108850010 gene encoding uncharacterized protein LOC108850010, with protein sequence MIFNSGRRITCCLWGKFAENIKANCDSAGEDSIICLLRFVKIGTYRNDVQISNSYDASQVFFNPPIKETEAFLKRDVASNALTLVESEEDRLEREIRRDPWMQYPTKDIAELLESTQIEQCRVIATIYDIDKDWGWYYFGCQADQRKVTKISRTVKIVNGNEIITHLWWCEKCEAKVTDVLPKFRIHVRVKDGSGEAYLMLLDWIASAIVPESAADLLSGSLDELKDVDSFPEAVTSLIGKTFMFGVYIESNNVSSKGGMYKVGKVWKNPSLLLTGGSTSQSFTQTDVGTSYLTGSQDSIYQLESQPNEDNMVTPVSKRKEKSTEGEDDRDINSTTKKHCTRVFVKKEKTTKEESSTKKSG encoded by the exons atgatttttAACAGTGGCCGTAGGATTACTTGCTGTTTGTGGGGAAAATTTGCTGAAAACATTAAAGCTAATTGTGACTCAGCTGGTGAAGATTCGATTATATGCCTCCTACGTTTTGTGAAAATTGGCACCTACAGAA ATGATGTTCAAATTTCAAACTCATATGATGCTTCTCAAGTCTTTTTCAACCCACCAATAAAGGAGACTGAGGCGTTTTTGAAAAG GGATGTTGCATCCAATGCCTTGACATTGGTTGAATCTGAAGAAGACAGACTGGAGAGGGAGATTAGACGCGATCCTTGGATGCAATACCCAACTAAGGACATTGCAGAGCTACTGGAATCAACTCAG ATTGAGCAATGCAGAGTCATTGCCACAATCTATGATATTGACAAGGACTGGGGATGGTACTATTTTGGGTGCCAAGCTGACCAGAGAAAGGTCACCAAGATTTCTAGAACTGTTAAAATCGTGAATGGTAATGAGATTATAACTCATCTTTGGTGGTGTGAAAAGTGTGAAGCTAAAGTCACAGATGTCTTACCTAA GTTCAGGATTCATGTAAGGGTTAAAGATGGCTCTGGAGAAGCTTACCTAATGCTACTTGACTGGATTGCTAGCGCCATTGTTCCTGAATCTGCTGCCGACTTGCTCAGCGGTTCCCTTGATGAG CTAAAAGATGTTGACTCTTTTCCTGAGGCTGTTACTTCTTTGATTGGAAAGACTTTCATGTTTGGAGTTTACATTGAGAGTAACAATGTTAGTAGCAAGGGTGGGATGTACAAAGTTGGTAAAGTGTGGAAAAATCCGAGTTTGCTACTTACTGGTGGTAGTACCAGTCAATCATTTACTCAGACTGATGTTGGAACATCCTATTTAACTGGTTCACAG GACTCGATTTACCAGTTGGAAAGTCAACCAAACGAAGACAACATGGTAACTCCTGTATCTAAACGCAAAGAAAAATCCACTGAAGGTGAAGATGATCGTGACATAAATTCTACAACAAAGAAGCACTGCACTAGAGTTTTTGTGAAGAAAGAAAAGACTACCAAAGAAGAGTCAAGCACAAAAAAAAGTGGCTAA